One stretch of Nicotiana tabacum cultivar K326 chromosome 18, ASM71507v2, whole genome shotgun sequence DNA includes these proteins:
- the LOC142172590 gene encoding secreted RxLR effector protein 161-like yields the protein MSVKCIIFPIYQYETKYRGMIESLLYLTASRPDIMFSVCKCVRFQSIPKASHLTAVKRIICYLIETTSYGLWYPRSNNFKLEGFSDVDLTGDKEDRKSTRGTCQIGKGINLLEH from the coding sequence atgagtgtaaaatgcatcatatttCCTATTTATCAGTATGAAACAAAGTATCGTGGAATGATTGAATCTCTATTATATCTAACTGCTAGTCGACCAGATATCATGTTCAGTGTTTGTAAATGTGTCAGGTTTCAGTCTATTCCTAAGGCGTCACACTTAACTGCAGTAAAGCGAATAATTTGCTATCTCATTGAAACCACCTCTTATGGACTTTGGTATCCACGCTCTAATAATTTTAAacttgagggattttcagatgTTGATCTTACTGGTGACAAGGAAGACAGAAAAAGCACACGTGGCACTTGCCAAATTGGGAAAGGCATAAATCTCTTGGAACATTAA